One Frankia alni ACN14a DNA window includes the following coding sequences:
- a CDS encoding FHA domain-containing protein, with protein sequence MDPTGLRIVTPAGETVLPPDRAHVVGRGRDCDVVLADGRVSRRHLRLEPGADGWLARDISSNGIWVDGSRRVSVPLVGGEIRVHLGAANGPLVVLIPPPPAPRPPVPPADPDLADQETILAGQATPPPPSAILPRPAAPPPGAPAAGRPPAPPGQALTPQHSVPAQPGPPAGAAGRSGPRPLARWLHALPTLVWLGAVGFALGALLALT encoded by the coding sequence GTGGACCCGACAGGGCTGCGGATCGTCACCCCGGCCGGCGAAACCGTCCTACCGCCCGACCGCGCGCACGTCGTCGGCCGCGGCCGCGACTGCGACGTCGTCCTCGCCGACGGCCGCGTCTCCCGCCGCCACCTGCGGCTCGAACCCGGCGCCGACGGCTGGCTCGCCCGCGATATCAGCTCCAACGGCATCTGGGTCGACGGCAGCCGCAGGGTCAGCGTCCCCCTCGTCGGCGGCGAGATTCGAGTACACCTCGGCGCCGCCAACGGCCCGCTCGTCGTCCTGATCCCCCCACCCCCGGCACCCCGGCCGCCCGTCCCACCCGCCGACCCAGACCTCGCCGACCAGGAAACGATCCTCGCCGGCCAGGCCACCCCCCCACCGCCATCCGCGATCCTCCCCCGCCCCGCAGCCCCGCCGCCGGGGGCGCCGGCAGCAGGCCGTCCCCCCGCGCCGCCCGGCCAGGCACTCACGCCCCAACACTCGGTGCCTGCCCAGCCTGGACCGCCGGCCGGGGCTGCTGGGAGGTCCGGACCGCGACCACTCGCGCGCTGGCTGCACGCGCTACCGACCCTCGTCTGGCTCGGGGCGGTCGGTTTTGCCCTCGGAGCACTGCTCGCGCTTACCTGA
- a CDS encoding ArnT family glycosyltransferase, producing the protein MTVHEFVDVLDETLPQPVGSRPAAWAADRARLLGARVAAGARAHRHSLALLAVLLPVVALVHGVNFDGWPGRVTDDEGTYAAQAYSMQYWNRIAHYTYWYDHPFGGWLLIAIYTKLTDGFHRAATAVTAARELMFLLHLASCVLLYRFGRLLGLRRFFAGLALLVFSLSPLALWYQRMAFLDNIAVMWLLAAFVCAASPRRSVAAAALAGTFMAFSFWSKETTLLFLPGLYVLLWQHRDPRNWRFVRRNFLGCLIGICGIYILYAAAKNELFEGPGHVSLEWAVRWQLFDRAPSGSVLDTGSDTYNVVRSWLDLDPYLVLAGIAAAVPLLALRRLRVVSALLLIQFGFIFRNGYLPNPYVTAMLPFAALCAAGLLDAALPRALPRAGGADGERDGDGNAGGGALGVPGWLTAVWTGLRRGAVAAAVIGSVVALAWDWTPKIHTALTMDASAPSRDATRWFLAHIRDDGTVITDDIAWTDLTIHGRRPLPVWFYKLDLDPQVRGHFPHGWKDVDYLMMGKPPDSVLAEVPIVAEALHHSVVLKSFGNGEIEIRRVLPPGCRIDIPPARCGPDASERTIPSAGAGNHGSDYGYVPAASGQGPAARVGDLNSTTPRPGDGDAQRAASGSGRSGGGAGEPARESGDSARHQDGVLSPGGG; encoded by the coding sequence GTGACCGTCCACGAGTTCGTCGACGTTCTCGACGAGACCCTGCCGCAGCCGGTGGGTTCCCGGCCCGCCGCCTGGGCCGCCGACCGGGCCCGGCTGCTGGGCGCGCGGGTGGCCGCCGGCGCCCGGGCCCACCGGCACAGCCTCGCCCTGCTCGCGGTGCTCCTGCCGGTCGTCGCACTGGTGCACGGGGTCAACTTCGACGGTTGGCCCGGGCGGGTCACCGACGACGAGGGCACCTACGCCGCCCAGGCCTACTCGATGCAGTACTGGAACCGCATCGCCCACTACACCTACTGGTACGACCATCCGTTCGGCGGCTGGCTGCTCATCGCGATCTACACCAAGCTCACCGACGGCTTCCACCGGGCGGCGACCGCGGTCACCGCCGCCCGCGAGCTGATGTTCCTGCTCCACCTGGCGAGCTGCGTGCTGTTGTACCGGTTCGGCCGGCTGCTGGGCCTGCGCCGGTTCTTCGCCGGCCTGGCGCTGCTGGTGTTCTCGCTGTCGCCGCTGGCGCTGTGGTACCAGCGGATGGCGTTCCTGGACAACATCGCGGTGATGTGGCTGCTGGCGGCGTTCGTCTGCGCGGCGTCCCCGCGGCGCAGCGTGGCCGCGGCGGCGCTCGCCGGGACGTTCATGGCGTTCTCGTTCTGGTCCAAGGAGACGACGCTGCTGTTCCTGCCCGGGCTGTACGTGCTGCTCTGGCAGCACCGGGACCCGCGGAACTGGCGGTTCGTGCGGCGCAACTTCCTCGGCTGCCTGATCGGGATCTGCGGTATCTACATCCTGTACGCGGCGGCGAAGAACGAGCTGTTCGAGGGGCCCGGCCACGTCTCCCTGGAGTGGGCGGTGCGCTGGCAGCTGTTCGACCGGGCGCCGAGCGGCAGCGTGCTCGACACCGGCAGCGACACGTACAACGTCGTCCGCTCCTGGCTCGACCTGGACCCGTACCTGGTGCTGGCGGGCATCGCCGCGGCCGTGCCGCTGCTTGCCCTGCGCCGGCTGCGGGTGGTCTCGGCGCTGCTGCTGATCCAGTTCGGTTTCATCTTCCGCAACGGCTACCTGCCCAACCCGTACGTCACCGCAATGCTGCCCTTCGCCGCCCTCTGCGCCGCCGGCCTCCTCGACGCGGCGCTGCCTCGCGCCCTGCCCCGGGCTGGCGGTGCCGACGGCGAACGCGACGGCGACGGGAACGCCGGCGGTGGCGCGCTGGGCGTCCCGGGATGGCTCACTGCGGTGTGGACGGGCCTGCGTCGGGGCGCGGTGGCCGCAGCCGTGATCGGGTCGGTGGTGGCGCTGGCCTGGGACTGGACGCCGAAGATCCACACGGCGCTGACGATGGACGCGAGCGCGCCGAGCCGGGACGCCACCCGCTGGTTCCTCGCCCACATCCGCGACGACGGCACCGTCATCACCGACGACATCGCCTGGACCGACCTCACCATCCACGGCCGCCGCCCGCTGCCGGTGTGGTTCTACAAGCTCGACCTCGACCCGCAGGTCCGGGGCCACTTCCCGCACGGCTGGAAGGACGTCGACTACCTGATGATGGGCAAGCCCCCGGACTCGGTGCTCGCCGAGGTCCCGATCGTCGCCGAGGCGCTGCACCACTCGGTGGTCCTCAAGTCCTTCGGCAACGGCGAGATCGAAATCCGCCGGGTCCTCCCTCCCGGCTGCCGCATCGACATCCCACCCGCCCGCTGCGGCCCCGACGCGTCCGAGCGGACGATTCCGTCCGCCGGGGCGGGTAACCATGGTTCTGACTACGGATACGTTCCCGCCGCCAGCGGTCAAGGCCCGGCTGCCCGAGTTGGTGACCTGAATTCAACAACACCACGACCAGGTGACGGCGATGCGCAACGAGCGGCCAGCGGCAGCGGTCGTTCCGGTGGAGGAGCGGGAGAGCCTGCACGAGAATCCGGAGATTCCGCCAGACACCAGGACGGTGTCCTCTCTCCCGGCGGCGGCTGA
- a CDS encoding glycosyltransferase family 2 protein: protein MASDFEAPRPRAVPSDPSRLPPARNHRSHRNHRSHRSHRDPQASARRRRLATASWGIALHVALAALVAGPLAVEAGLAYLVPAALAVLAPRTFGRAGPRRPAADWPRSAGAGGGLAVVPAVVPAVGRVAGRVDHRGARLPRIVQLACESAGWYVFTVAGSSDLRVAPVEGPDLPGLLAATLGAAAAVGGTLLLSRREPALPAARHRRRAVAVLAAAPLGVALAVRAAQHHHAVLLAAWTGVSLLMLLVAVLTLVRGQYSWQLPERVHHVDLADLQAPRHRFSLIIPARDEPILGRTLTQILAGDYPADLVELVVMVSHDEVDRPTRRIAEQIAARHPNVRVIAPQGSQRSKPLSLEDARRHCTGDIVGIVDAESLIAGGLLTYVNTLALRQADVGIFQGGVQLMNVRGPGRPARPAGVGRLRAALRRWNTATSWWRARNCLEYYVWFMSRLRFQARARFIPLGGNTVFIRRSVLERLGGWDVACLTEDCDLGVRASVAGIRTTVFYHPDLTTREETPESLTKLVVQRTRWMMGFMQVLFKGDWRLLPGGRQRMMAAEMLAMPFFQAMAGVLLPVSGVLTLFLTAPTGLVIVFWLPLAASVMTVFSEQAAFREFTDAYDLAVGRWDSVRLILSAPFYQLALSIAAVRATARLVRGRLEWEKTSHSGAHHGAGAGAGRLGLEAAS, encoded by the coding sequence GTGGCATCCGACTTCGAAGCACCGCGGCCCCGCGCGGTCCCGTCTGACCCGTCCCGGCTCCCACCGGCTCGCAACCACCGCAGCCACCGCAACCACCGCAGCCACCGCAGCCACCGCGACCCGCAGGCATCAGCCCGTCGCCGGCGGCTGGCCACGGCGAGCTGGGGGATCGCGCTGCACGTTGCGCTCGCCGCCCTCGTCGCCGGCCCGCTGGCCGTCGAGGCCGGCCTGGCCTACCTGGTCCCGGCCGCACTCGCCGTCCTCGCGCCCCGCACGTTCGGTCGTGCCGGGCCTCGCCGCCCGGCCGCGGACTGGCCACGATCGGCCGGCGCCGGCGGCGGCCTCGCCGTCGTCCCTGCCGTCGTCCCTGCCGTCGGGCGGGTCGCCGGGCGGGTCGATCACCGCGGCGCCCGGCTGCCGCGCATCGTCCAGCTCGCCTGCGAGTCCGCCGGCTGGTACGTGTTCACGGTCGCCGGCTCCTCGGATCTGCGGGTGGCTCCGGTCGAGGGCCCCGACCTGCCCGGCTTGCTCGCCGCGACGCTGGGGGCGGCGGCCGCGGTGGGTGGCACGCTGCTGCTGTCCCGGCGCGAGCCGGCCCTCCCCGCGGCGCGCCACCGCCGTCGCGCGGTGGCCGTCCTCGCCGCCGCGCCGCTCGGCGTGGCGCTGGCCGTCCGCGCGGCGCAGCATCACCACGCGGTGCTGCTCGCCGCGTGGACGGGGGTGTCGTTGCTGATGCTGCTCGTCGCCGTCCTCACCCTGGTCCGCGGCCAGTACAGCTGGCAGCTGCCCGAGCGGGTGCACCACGTCGACCTCGCCGACCTCCAGGCGCCGCGGCACCGGTTCTCACTGATCATCCCCGCCCGCGACGAACCGATCCTCGGCCGGACCCTGACCCAGATCCTCGCCGGTGACTACCCGGCCGACCTGGTGGAACTGGTCGTGATGGTCTCCCACGACGAGGTCGACCGGCCGACCCGGCGCATCGCCGAGCAGATCGCCGCCCGCCATCCCAACGTCCGCGTCATCGCCCCGCAGGGCAGCCAGCGCAGCAAGCCGCTGTCCCTGGAGGACGCCCGCCGCCACTGCACCGGCGACATCGTCGGCATCGTCGACGCCGAGTCGCTCATCGCGGGCGGACTGCTCACCTACGTCAACACCCTGGCGCTGCGCCAGGCCGACGTCGGCATCTTCCAGGGCGGCGTCCAGCTCATGAACGTGCGCGGCCCGGGGCGCCCGGCGCGGCCCGCCGGCGTCGGCCGGCTGCGCGCCGCGCTGCGCCGGTGGAACACCGCAACGTCCTGGTGGCGGGCCCGCAACTGCCTGGAGTACTACGTCTGGTTCATGTCCCGCCTGCGCTTCCAGGCCCGGGCGCGCTTCATCCCTCTCGGCGGGAACACCGTGTTCATCCGCCGGTCCGTGCTGGAGCGGCTCGGCGGCTGGGACGTCGCCTGCCTCACCGAGGACTGCGACCTGGGCGTGCGGGCCTCGGTCGCCGGCATCCGCACGACGGTCTTCTACCACCCGGACCTGACGACCCGGGAGGAGACGCCGGAGAGCCTGACGAAGCTCGTCGTTCAGCGCACCCGCTGGATGATGGGGTTCATGCAGGTCCTGTTCAAGGGGGACTGGCGCCTGCTGCCGGGGGGCCGGCAGCGGATGATGGCGGCGGAGATGCTGGCCATGCCGTTCTTCCAGGCGATGGCCGGGGTGCTGCTCCCCGTCTCCGGAGTCCTGACGCTGTTCCTCACGGCGCCGACGGGCCTCGTCATCGTCTTCTGGCTGCCGCTGGCCGCCTCCGTCATGACCGTCTTCTCGGAACAGGCGGCGTTCCGGGAGTTCACCGACGCCTACGATCTCGCCGTCGGTCGGTGGGACAGCGTCCGGCTCATCCTCAGCGCGCCGTTCTACCAGCTCGCACTGTCGATCGCCGCGGTGCGGGCCACCGCCCGCCTGGTGCGCGGCCGGTTGGAGTGGGAGAAGACGTCGCACTCCGGCGCCCATCACGGTGCCGGCGCCGGGGCGGGTCGTCTCGGGCTGGAGGCGGCGTCGTGA
- a CDS encoding Rieske (2Fe-2S) protein: protein MTQEAPSRRTVVPGIAVTVAAGAVGYVVADSSDAAKSSSGRSGDHGRTPAAAGSSGGSGSADDADGKGAGSGGSGSGGSGGKAALARVGDVPADGGLILDDAGIVLTRDAAGAVQGFSNVCTHQGCTVNAVSKGRIRCPCHGSAFDTRTGQPVAGPAKAPLPGVAVTVRGDEVFPA, encoded by the coding sequence ATGACCCAGGAAGCGCCGAGCCGGCGGACCGTGGTTCCGGGAATCGCCGTGACCGTCGCCGCCGGGGCGGTCGGCTACGTCGTGGCAGACAGCAGTGACGCGGCGAAGTCCTCGTCCGGCCGGTCCGGCGACCACGGCCGGACGCCGGCCGCCGCCGGCAGCTCCGGCGGCTCGGGGAGCGCCGACGACGCCGACGGCAAGGGCGCGGGCTCGGGCGGTTCGGGCTCGGGCGGTTCGGGCGGCAAGGCGGCGCTGGCCCGGGTCGGCGACGTGCCGGCGGACGGCGGACTCATCCTCGACGACGCCGGCATCGTCCTGACCAGGGACGCCGCCGGCGCGGTCCAGGGCTTCTCGAACGTCTGCACCCACCAGGGCTGCACGGTGAACGCGGTGTCGAAGGGCCGGATCCGCTGCCCCTGCCACGGCAGCGCGTTCGACACCCGCACCGGCCAACCCGTCGCCGGCCCGGCCAAGGCGCCCCTGCCCGGCGTAGCGGTGACCGTCCGCGGCGACGAGGTCTTCCCCGCCTGA
- a CDS encoding DUF6529 family protein gives MAVGAQAPNRSTGRGVPVAGVLLLGAAVAVSMGVYAKVHDPAGRPVFTLGFSGMLPMKAWLTTAATLLLIVQLITALWMWGRLPAAGPAPSWAAPLHRWSGTAAFVLTLPVAFHCIWALGFADTDARVLVHSVVGCLFYGAYAAKMLGLRVRGLPGWALPVLGSTVLASLVVLWLSASLWFFTQSGIPHV, from the coding sequence GGGCGTGCCGGTGGCCGGCGTTCTTCTGCTCGGCGCCGCCGTCGCCGTGTCGATGGGCGTGTATGCGAAAGTTCACGACCCGGCCGGCCGGCCCGTGTTCACTCTCGGCTTTTCCGGAATGCTGCCGATGAAAGCCTGGCTGACGACGGCGGCCACCCTTCTCCTGATCGTCCAGCTCATCACGGCACTGTGGATGTGGGGCCGGCTGCCCGCCGCGGGTCCGGCCCCCTCCTGGGCCGCTCCGCTGCATCGATGGAGCGGCACGGCCGCCTTCGTCCTTACTCTGCCGGTCGCCTTCCACTGCATCTGGGCGCTCGGTTTCGCCGACACCGACGCCCGCGTTCTGGTGCACAGCGTGGTCGGCTGCCTCTTCTACGGCGCCTATGCGGCGAAAATGCTCGGCCTGCGGGTGCGCGGCCTGCCCGGGTGGGCGCTGCCGGTGCTCGGTTCCACGGTGTTGGCGTCACTTGTCGTGCTGTGGTTAAGCGCCTCACTGTGGTTCTTCACCCAGTCCGGAATTCCCCATGTCTGA
- a CDS encoding SCO family protein: MAAGPVRRGLAALVAAVVGIGAFVACGGDGSADGASAGDASTAVAGGPPSGSGVAATAGGGWHGTVPGVAVPRPSFVLTDTAGHRFDFARATAGRATLLFFGYTHCPDVCPTTMADLAAARQVAGPVTAARVTVVFVTTDPARDTPAVLRHWLAQFDAGFIGLTGTPAQIDAAQRAVGVPVALADPATRASAGTGTGDDRPAYLVGHASQVLGIGPDDRIRVRYFADTTVAEYVADLPRLVAAL, translated from the coding sequence ATGGCGGCAGGGCCGGTGCGGCGGGGGCTGGCGGCGCTGGTCGCCGCCGTCGTCGGGATCGGTGCGTTCGTCGCCTGCGGCGGCGACGGGTCCGCGGATGGCGCGTCCGCGGGTGACGCGTCGACGGCGGTGGCCGGCGGGCCGCCGTCCGGTTCCGGTGTGGCGGCGACCGCCGGCGGCGGCTGGCACGGCACCGTGCCCGGAGTCGCCGTGCCCCGCCCGTCGTTCGTCCTGACCGACACCGCCGGGCACCGCTTCGACTTCGCCCGCGCCACCGCCGGCCGCGCCACGCTGCTGTTCTTCGGGTACACGCACTGCCCCGACGTGTGCCCGACGACGATGGCGGACCTTGCGGCGGCCCGCCAGGTCGCCGGGCCCGTGACCGCGGCGAGGGTGACGGTCGTCTTCGTCACGACCGACCCGGCGCGGGACACCCCGGCGGTGTTGCGCCACTGGCTCGCCCAGTTCGACGCCGGGTTCATCGGGCTGACCGGCACCCCGGCGCAGATCGACGCGGCGCAGCGGGCGGTCGGCGTGCCGGTGGCCCTCGCGGACCCGGCCACCCGCGCCAGCGCCGGTACCGGTACCGGTGACGACCGCCCGGCCTACCTGGTCGGTCACGCCTCGCAGGTCCTCGGGATCGGACCGGACGACCGCATCCGCGTGCGCTACTTCGCCGACACGACGGTCGCCGAGTACGTCGCCGATCTGCCGAGGCTTGTCGCCGCCCTCTGA